CGCCCTCCAGCAGGCAGGCTTCTACCCCCGCCTAGTCGCCGACGTCGTCGCCGACGCCCTGGACGGCCGGGACTGCGTGGCCCACCTCGTCCACCTCGAGACCCACTTCGACCGGGCCGAGGTGCGCCGGCACATCACCGTGCTGGTGCTGACCGAGGACATGCTGGTCATCACGCATGTGGACGACCAGCAGCTCGACGAGGCCGGCGAGCAAATCGTCGCCCAGGTCTCCACCGAATCCGTTCCGGTGACGCAGATCCGTTCCGTGGTGCTCAGCTACGTCTACGCCCAGCCGCAGGACTACAAGCCCTCGGACCCGGTCCGTGAACTGACCCTGTCGATCGCCTGGTCCGGCGGCCAGCGCCTCGATATGGGTCCGGCCAGCTGCGGCGACCCGCAGTGCGAGGCCGACCACGGCTACAGCGGCACCATCGCGCAGGAGGACATCGTTCTGCGGATCAGCGCGGAGGCGGACGGTCTCCAGGCCGTCCAGGACGCCAAGCTGTTCGCCCGGGCGCTCCGGGCCGTGAACACCGGCTCCACCGCGCCCGCCGCGCACGGAGTCTCGGCGCTGCCGCAGCGTCCCCGCGCCGGCGTCTTCGGAAACCGCCTCAGCCGCGGCCACCAGCGCTGAAATGATGCCGGTCCGTGCCTCCCAGTCCCCGGTGCCCGCCCCGCAGGCGCCCCTCCCGACCCCCGGCGGCCAGGCGGGGATGCCGGCCGCCCCGGCCTACGGGGACCGTTCCATCGCCGAGGTGCTCAGCAGCGCCGCGGCCAGCCTCGGCGTCCCGGGCTTCGACAACCGGCTGAAGCTCCCCGCCGCGAAGCATGTCTGCGTTGTCCTCGCCGACGGCCTGGGCCGGCAGCTGCTCAAACAGAAGTCAGCCCACACGCCGTTCCTGCGGTCCGTGCTGCAGGCGGGCCAGGGCGCCGTGCCGGCCTGGGTCGATTCGGCCTTCCCGTCCACGACTGTCGCGTCGCTGGCCAGCTTCGGCACCGGACTGCCCGCCGGACAGCACGGCATGGTCGGTTATGACGTCCTCGACCCGGACCAGGACCGGGTGGTCAACATGCTGGGCAACTGGGACGACGGCGTCGACCCGCAGCAATGGCAGCCGCTGCCCACTGTCTTCGAGCGGGCCGCCGGGCATGTCGACGTCAGCACCGTCGCCCTGCCGCGGTTCAGCGACTCCGCGATGACCAGGGCCGCGCTGCGGGGCGGACGCTTCCTGGCCGGGACCACCTCCCACGCCCGGACCGCCGCCGCGGGGGAGGCCATGGCCGCCGCCGAGAGCTCGCTGATGTACTTCTACGTCCACGAACTGGACAAGGCCGGGCACCGCTACGGCTGCCAGTCACCGCAGTGGGAACACCAGCTCGAAGAGCTGGACGCGACCGTGCGCCGGCTCAATGCAGCCCTCCCCGCCGGCACCACAGTGCTGGTCACCGGCGACCACGGAATGGTCGACGTTCCTGAACCGCAGCGGATCGACTACTCTGCCCACCCGGAGCTGATTGTCGGCGTCCGGCACACGGCGGGGGAGCCGCGCATGGTGCACCTCTACCTTGAGGACGGAACGGACGACGCCGGCCGGCGGCGGCTGCTGGACGCCTGGCGGACGCGGTTCGGCGACCGGATCTGGGCCTTCACCCGGGAAGAGGCGGTGGCCGCCGGGCTGTTCGGTGAAGTCCGCGGCCCGGTGACTGCACGGATCGGCGACGTCATGATCGCCGCCCGCGACGCGCTGGCCTTCTACGACACCCGGCGGGTCCAGGCGCGCGCGCTTGAGGTGGTCGGCCAGCACGGTTCGCTGACCAGGGCGGAGCGGGAGGTCCCGCTGCTGTGCTTCAAGGCTGAGGGGAAAACCGGCGGAGCGAAGGCTGCCCGCAAGGTTCCGCGGCGCTGAACCTCTTCCTGTTTCGGCCCTAGCCTGACGGGCGGTTCGTGCCGGGCGGTACGTGTTAGTCGCTGCGGGTGCCGAAGACGATTTCATCCCAGCTGGGAACGCTGGACCGCTTGGGCTTGGAGGGCTGGCGTTCCGGGGTTTCCGGCTCCCGCTCGTCGCGGGAGGAATCGCTGTGCGATGACTCTGTGCCGGACAGGTCCGGGCGGGCCGGGCCAGCGTGGGCCGGATCGGTGCGGGGGGAGGCCGGGCCCTGCGCTGCGGGGGAGCCGGCCTGCGCGCGCCGGGACGGTCCGCCGCCGAGCAGCTCATCCAGCCCGGGGCTGGACGTGGGACCGGTGCGGACCGGCCGCAACTGCGAAGCCGCGATGGTGATTTCGCGGGTCTCGGTGCTGACCCCGTCGTGCAGCTTCAGCGCGTCGTCGCCGTCGTCGTTGTCCTGGTGCCGCGGCGCCAGGCTCAGCCGCGAGAGCATTGAGGGCCGGGCGTCCCGGCGTCGCGCAAATGCATCAGGAACCGCATCCGGGCGAGGTTCCGAGTGCGGCTCGGTCTTGGCTGCCGACGGCGTCTCTTCCTCCGCAGCGGGCGCGGGTTTCCCGGAAGCGTCGTCGTGGCCGCCGCCGTCGTCCGTCGGCGGTGGGACCTCGGACGGCCGGGGGTGGGCGGCCGGAACACCGTTGGTTAGGAGCAGCGCCAAGGCGTCGTCGGCGTCCTCGTCAAGGCCCAGGCGGTGCCCGCGGCGTGACCGGAGCATGTCCAGCAGTCCGTCGGCGTCCTTTTCCTGCTGGGCCCCGAAGGGATGGACGACGCTGAGCTGCGCGGTGGCGGTGCGGGCCGCGGCCTCCGCGTCGGTTTCGAAATCGAAGGGGCGGTCCGAGACCGCGGAGAGCCTGCGGGCCGGGACCGGGCCGTCAATCGGCTCGAGTTCACTGAGCTGCTGGGCCCAGCGGTTGGCGTTCTGCAGCGACTTGCGCGCCGGACTGAACGTCCACATCGCCGGCGGCTCTTCGCCGATCGCGGCGTGGGCGCCGGACGGGGCTTCGAACCGGGCCACCACTTTCCAGCTGCCGTCCGGGCGGCGCCAGGAATCCCACTCCACGCTGGAGGGTTCGATC
The nucleotide sequence above comes from Arthrobacter sp. KBS0702. Encoded proteins:
- a CDS encoding alkaline phosphatase family protein — its product is MPAAPAYGDRSIAEVLSSAAASLGVPGFDNRLKLPAAKHVCVVLADGLGRQLLKQKSAHTPFLRSVLQAGQGAVPAWVDSAFPSTTVASLASFGTGLPAGQHGMVGYDVLDPDQDRVVNMLGNWDDGVDPQQWQPLPTVFERAAGHVDVSTVALPRFSDSAMTRAALRGGRFLAGTTSHARTAAAGEAMAAAESSLMYFYVHELDKAGHRYGCQSPQWEHQLEELDATVRRLNAALPAGTTVLVTGDHGMVDVPEPQRIDYSAHPELIVGVRHTAGEPRMVHLYLEDGTDDAGRRRLLDAWRTRFGDRIWAFTREEAVAAGLFGEVRGPVTARIGDVMIAARDALAFYDTRRVQARALEVVGQHGSLTRAEREVPLLCFKAEGKTGGAKAARKVPRR
- the sepH gene encoding septation protein SepH; the encoded protein is MQDLRLVGVHDDGEHLLLSGTGGEMFQLPIDEALRTAASRTPAKAASGVGTAPIAMSPRDIQARIRSGATAAEVAELSGIPLAKVQRYEGPVLAEREYVAQQARKIEVASPSAGHDSYRSFFGDQPATLDEMVTHRLRAHGIEPSSVEWDSWRRPDGSWKVVARFEAPSGAHAAIGEEPPAMWTFSPARKSLQNANRWAQQLSELEPIDGPVPARRLSAVSDRPFDFETDAEAAARTATAQLSVVHPFGAQQEKDADGLLDMLRSRRGHRLGLDEDADDALALLLTNGVPAAHPRPSEVPPPTDDGGGHDDASGKPAPAAEEETPSAAKTEPHSEPRPDAVPDAFARRRDARPSMLSRLSLAPRHQDNDDGDDALKLHDGVSTETREITIAASQLRPVRTGPTSSPGLDELLGGGPSRRAQAGSPAAQGPASPRTDPAHAGPARPDLSGTESSHSDSSRDEREPETPERQPSKPKRSSVPSWDEIVFGTRSD
- a CDS encoding DUF5998 family protein, with the translated sequence MSSQPPASKPQAPAPARHGSHHGLHDHSAQGQSLEGALQQAGFYPRLVADVVADALDGRDCVAHLVHLETHFDRAEVRRHITVLVLTEDMLVITHVDDQQLDEAGEQIVAQVSTESVPVTQIRSVVLSYVYAQPQDYKPSDPVRELTLSIAWSGGQRLDMGPASCGDPQCEADHGYSGTIAQEDIVLRISAEADGLQAVQDAKLFARALRAVNTGSTAPAAHGVSALPQRPRAGVFGNRLSRGHQR